A single window of Streptomyces aquilus DNA harbors:
- a CDS encoding ATP-dependent DNA helicase, which yields MSTEPGPTEETEPEEAPTGEDTATATGEQAGAVESEATTGGEGDAAARLSEAEAELAAQKVERERIARRKAEKQGPVESGAKLSGKAADLLAAVRAVESGAKPVAAVFSEPPAPRRPAPEPVQRPQPVAADVPAAPAAETVESVRGVLAEGGAPEALVPQVAAALGEGAAEQLRADPWQLLRVTGVRPEQADGFARALLGAECGPDDERRGRAVTVWLLEQAALAGHTALELPTLVAALGKQGVPDADAAVQNTLAEAEALVFQDALDPRAPEPADEDEERPVRVLVGLERYALAEESLADGLARLINSAPKQDGSAEDWERAAGAAQASAGELIRAVAGHGLVLHTGGEASLAEPAALLQAARELGLRAWAAAHGPLGRDRFAALLPEATTVTTVSGLLSGAAGPGRDADGALDLDLLVVLDAPQLDVETAALLTESLPDGARLLLAGDPAVLWSAGPGRVFADLLAARVCPQVASRRPDPGPLGELVSGIGIGELNQVEAPGKEVVIVPVRDAGEAVHRTVQLVADSVPRAIGVPPEDTQVITPGHGGAAGTRALNAALKERLNPGPGRFGGFDPGDRVAYSPTPGRTLPGQVVKADAEGLHLTCSGEAVVVPKDRVDQSVRHGWALTAHQAVGGRWPAVVVVLPGDATQSLTRPWVYTAFGRAARHLSVVHGADQALPRAVTEIGPKPRTTRLPVLLSPQLGQPT from the coding sequence GTGAGCACGGAGCCGGGGCCCACGGAGGAGACCGAGCCGGAGGAGGCGCCGACCGGGGAGGACACCGCGACGGCGACCGGAGAGCAGGCCGGTGCCGTGGAGAGCGAGGCCACGACCGGCGGCGAGGGCGACGCCGCTGCCCGGTTGTCGGAGGCCGAGGCCGAGCTGGCGGCGCAGAAGGTCGAGCGGGAGCGGATCGCGCGGCGGAAGGCCGAGAAGCAGGGGCCCGTCGAGAGCGGGGCGAAGCTCAGCGGCAAGGCCGCCGATCTGCTCGCGGCGGTGCGGGCGGTGGAGAGCGGGGCCAAGCCGGTGGCGGCGGTCTTCAGCGAACCCCCGGCACCGCGCCGGCCCGCGCCGGAACCGGTACAGCGCCCCCAGCCCGTCGCCGCCGACGTCCCCGCGGCGCCCGCCGCCGAGACCGTCGAGTCCGTGCGTGGCGTCCTGGCCGAGGGCGGCGCCCCCGAAGCGCTCGTCCCGCAGGTCGCCGCCGCGCTCGGGGAGGGCGCGGCCGAGCAGCTGCGCGCCGATCCCTGGCAGTTGCTGCGCGTCACCGGCGTACGTCCGGAGCAGGCCGACGGGTTCGCGCGGGCGTTGCTGGGCGCGGAGTGCGGCCCGGACGACGAACGCCGGGGCCGTGCCGTGACCGTCTGGCTGCTGGAGCAGGCCGCGCTGGCCGGGCACACCGCCCTCGAACTGCCCACACTCGTCGCCGCGCTGGGCAAGCAGGGCGTGCCGGACGCCGACGCGGCCGTGCAGAACACCCTCGCGGAGGCCGAGGCCCTGGTCTTCCAGGACGCCCTCGACCCGCGGGCCCCGGAGCCCGCGGACGAGGACGAGGAGCGCCCGGTCCGCGTCCTGGTCGGTCTGGAGCGGTACGCGCTGGCCGAGGAGAGCCTCGCCGACGGACTGGCCCGGCTGATCAACTCGGCGCCGAAGCAGGACGGATCGGCCGAGGACTGGGAGCGCGCCGCGGGCGCCGCGCAGGCGTCGGCCGGCGAGCTGATCCGCGCGGTCGCGGGCCACGGCCTGGTCCTGCACACCGGCGGGGAGGCGTCCCTGGCGGAACCGGCGGCGCTGCTCCAGGCCGCCCGGGAACTCGGCCTGCGCGCCTGGGCGGCGGCCCACGGCCCGCTCGGACGCGACCGCTTCGCCGCGCTGCTCCCCGAGGCGACCACCGTGACGACGGTCAGCGGTCTCCTGTCCGGCGCCGCGGGTCCGGGCCGGGACGCCGACGGCGCCCTCGACCTGGACCTCCTTGTCGTGCTCGACGCCCCGCAGCTGGACGTGGAGACGGCGGCGCTGCTCACGGAGTCGTTGCCGGACGGGGCGCGGCTGCTGCTGGCCGGAGACCCGGCGGTGCTGTGGTCGGCGGGCCCGGGGCGGGTGTTCGCCGATCTGCTGGCCGCGCGGGTCTGCCCCCAGGTCGCCTCCCGGCGCCCCGACCCCGGTCCGCTCGGTGAGCTGGTCTCCGGTATCGGCATCGGCGAGCTGAACCAGGTCGAGGCCCCCGGCAAGGAGGTCGTGATCGTGCCGGTGCGGGACGCGGGCGAGGCCGTGCACCGGACCGTGCAGCTCGTCGCCGACTCGGTGCCCCGGGCGATCGGCGTCCCGCCCGAGGACACCCAGGTCATCACCCCGGGCCACGGCGGAGCGGCGGGCACCCGTGCCCTCAACGCCGCCCTCAAGGAGCGCCTCAACCCGGGCCCGGGCCGCTTCGGCGGCTTCGACCCCGGCGACCGGGTCGCCTACTCCCCCACCCCGGGCCGCACCCTGCCGGGTCAGGTGGTGAAGGCCGACGCGGAGGGCCTGCACCTGACCTGCTCGGGCGAGGCCGTGGTCGTCCCGAAGGACCGCGTGGACCAGTCCGTCCGCCACGGCTGGGCCCTGACCGCCCACCAGGCGGTCGGCGGCCGCTGGCCGGCGGTCGTGGTGGTTCTCCCGGGCGACGCCACCCAGTCCCTGACCCGCCCATGGGTCTACACGGCCTTCGGCAGGGCCGCACGCCACCTGTCGGTGGTGCACGGCGCGGACCAGGCCCTGCCGAGGGCAGTGACAGAGATCGGCCCGAAGCCCCGCACAACCCGTCTGCCGGTACTTCTCAGCCCACAGCTGGGTCAACCCACCTAG
- a CDS encoding aldo/keto reductase, translating into MEQRHLGRTGLRVSRIGLGTLTWGRDTDEHDAADLLKTFWEAGGSLVDTADVYGDGEAEYLLGRLIEGLVPRRDLVISTKAGSVPDPDRRFDGSRGHLLSALDASLTRLGTDYVDVWHVHAYDPETPLEETLQALDLAVSSGRARYAAVSNFCGWQLAKAATWQLAAPGTRTRLAATQLEYSLLQRGVEREVLPAALDLGIGLLPSSPLGRGVLTGKYRGDVTPADSRGASEHLAPFVEPYLDDTASRIVDAVQTAADGLAVTPLQVALAWVRDRPGVTAPIVGARNAQQLTAALSVEALSLPDEICRALDDVSAPVHRYPDHDWSTL; encoded by the coding sequence ATGGAGCAGAGGCATCTCGGCCGCACCGGCCTGCGTGTGTCCCGTATCGGACTCGGCACCCTCACGTGGGGCAGGGACACCGACGAGCACGACGCCGCGGACCTCTTGAAGACGTTCTGGGAAGCGGGCGGCAGCCTCGTCGACACGGCGGATGTGTACGGCGACGGGGAGGCCGAGTACCTGCTCGGACGCCTCATAGAAGGCCTGGTCCCGCGCCGGGACCTGGTCATCTCCACCAAGGCGGGCAGCGTGCCGGACCCGGACCGCCGCTTCGACGGCTCGCGCGGCCATCTGCTCTCCGCGCTGGACGCCTCCCTCACCCGCCTCGGCACGGACTACGTCGACGTGTGGCACGTCCACGCCTACGACCCCGAGACCCCCCTGGAGGAGACCCTCCAGGCGCTCGACCTGGCGGTCAGCAGCGGCCGCGCGCGCTACGCCGCCGTCTCCAACTTCTGCGGCTGGCAACTGGCCAAGGCCGCGACCTGGCAGCTGGCGGCACCGGGCACCCGGACCCGGCTGGCCGCCACGCAGCTGGAGTACTCCCTGCTTCAGCGGGGCGTCGAGCGCGAGGTGCTGCCGGCCGCGCTGGACCTGGGCATCGGGCTGCTGCCCTCCTCCCCGCTGGGCCGGGGAGTGCTGACGGGCAAATACCGGGGGGACGTCACGCCCGCCGACTCGCGGGGTGCCTCCGAGCATCTGGCGCCGTTCGTCGAGCCCTACCTCGACGACACCGCGAGCCGCATCGTGGACGCCGTGCAGACCGCGGCCGACGGGCTCGCGGTGACCCCGCTCCAGGTGGCCCTCGCATGGGTCCGCGACCGGCCCGGGGTGACCGCCCCGATCGTCGGCGCGCGCAACGCGCAGCAGCTCACGGCGGCATTGTCAGTGGAGGCCCTTAGTCTTCCTGACGAGATCTGCCGGGCGCTCGACGACGTGTCGGCGCCCGTGCACCGCTATCCCGATCACGACTGGAGCACGCTGTGA